In Sesamum indicum cultivar Zhongzhi No. 13 linkage group LG1, S_indicum_v1.0, whole genome shotgun sequence, the sequence ACTAATCTATAAATTCTcctgtttttttatttgaattcaaGCTCTTTCTTTATACTTGCTTGCTTATCTAAAGTTGTTTTAACTAGTTGACTTTGTGTTGATGGCGTAAGGATTCGAACTTGTTTATTGTCTTGTGGGAAAGAATGAAGTGGGGTTCTGGTCTCTAGAATTTTGGTGGTTATATAGTGAgatctttaattcttttggatAATTCGTTGATGAGCTAACAGAAATGTGTATATTTTTGCTTGGGAACTTAGATTTGGAGTCTAAGTTGGCTGCTATCactctttgtatttttgtgaaatGATAATATAACGACAAGGAATATGcagcaaaagaaagaaaaggagagtCTGTTGTATAAAAATGCATCTGATATGCCGTATGTGCACTGGATTTATTATGGACCATCTTGGGTGAGGCTATATTGCCCTGTATTTCCCTGGCTAAGTTGGTTGGCATGCTTATCTGTGTGTGTTGACTACTAATTGACTGCAGTTCTGGTAACCTAACAATGAATTGTAATGATAAGGTATGAGAATTGCTGAATTTTTTACTGCTTTAAATAAGGCACAGACGACTTCCACTTGACTGCTTTTCTCGTCTTAAGGCTCCAAATGGCActtggatttgaattttgtgCTATAAGCTTATGTACTCCATTGGTTTCATCTTGGATGCCGTCATCTTTCATTGTTTCGAGGCAGGCTGGTGTTGCCATTAAAGTAGTCTAACTCGAGCAATTTTGGGAAATGTCAAGAGTTGAATAATAGATGTGAAGATGGATGCTAACTTTCTGGCTTCtagaaaagtaaataattgaCCTGAAACATTTTTATGATCCTGTAGATGCATGGAAGGGCAGTGATAATGTAGCATTGACTACCTGactaagttaattatttttattatcctGTCTGTTATCATTCTGCTATCCATCACAGATTTTCAACTCGCTACcagttataatattatttatccgaCTTGTGAATCATCGGAAGGGTTTTGGAAGTGCAGTCTTGCAGAAATTTGAGTTCAATATTAATGTTTGTATTTCAAGTAGACATGCAATTGCTTTCTTGTTTTACTTCTCTTCTCCTGGTAATCCATATATCACAAAGGGaaatgtgatttttatttgcttcAGTGCTGCTGTAAACTCGGAGACACGTGAAGAAGTAGCCATTAAGAAGATTGGAAATGCATTCGACAACAGAATTGATGCAAAGAGGACATTACGGGAAATAAAACTTCTGCGTCACATGGATCATGATAATGTAATCATCTTTACCTATGGCTTATAGATACAAAATCTTTACTATCATATCCacttttttattagatttctTGCCCTGGTGGCTCTTCTTGGCTGAATATCATTCTTTAATACAAGCTCCTTTCTTTAGATTCAATggatatagatttttattgaTCTGGTTCATTGCTTTGAATCCCATTTTCCCTTTATTGCTTCCTTCACTTGCcttcataattttgttcttcaaTTAAGCTTTAATCTATTCATCTAATGGAATCTTATTTCTATATTCATATTGCTGTATCAGCAGTATTTGTTAAAAGTTTTTCGTAGGACCATTTTATTACTTCTCTGATTTTCTAACTCAATAGGTAATTGCAATCAAAGACATCATACGGCCTCCACAAAAAGAGAATTTCAATGATGTCTACATTGTTTATGAACTGATGGACACTGATCTTCATCAGATTATCCGGTCCAACCAGCCACTGAACGATGACCATTGTCGGGTTTGTTCTCAGTTTCTTGTATCATTCAGAAGATACTTCACTTGGTACCGTAACGATAGGTCACTAAGAAAGCCTAATTTCTTCTCTCACTTTTCTCATTACTAAGACTTCACAGGATAAAGGGGGGACCCTCATCTAAAAAGTTATTATTCAAATCTAGTGCAATTAACTTTCAATCATCTTAATTGTTCTTTGTATTATGCTGTATTGGGGACAAGGACTGGCTTGTTTATTCTGTTAAAGACAATCAACATTGAAAGCATTGTTggttttttctatattaaattGGAGTCTTGCTGATCGAGAGAACTAATAGTTTGCTGGACCTTTTTGGGTATAGAAAAGGTGGTTCATGCAGCCATTTTTAGGTGCCGTCGCTTTTTCTTGACATTGACTTCTATGTCCTCAGACAGCCTATTAATTTGGTCCAAATTTTGCAGTACTTTCTTTACCAAATTCTGCGTGGACTTAAATATGTCCATTCAGCAAACGTCTTGCACCGTGATCTGAAACCAAGCAATCTGCTTCTTAATGCTAATTGTGATCTGAAAATTGGAGATTTTGGTCTTGCAAGGACAACATCAGAGACTGATTTCATGACTGAGTATGTTGTTACTCGCTGGTATCGAGCACCAGAACTGCTCCTAAATTGTTCAGAGTACACTGCTGCAATTGATATCTGGTCCGTAGGTTGCATACTTGGTGAAATCATGACAAGACAACCTCTATTTCCTGGCAGAGATTATGTTCATCAGTTGAGACTTATTACAGAGGTACTTTGTGCACACAACACTGTGCATAAAAAGAGAATCTTAATtgatcatttaaaattacttgatagtcatatatatatgtagacaTTGTGGGATTTATCTTTTAGTTGATGCCCCatggtatattttttttgcaaaaagcTCATAGGCTCTCCAGACGATGCTAGTCTTGGGTTTTTAAGGAGTGACAACGCCCGAAGATATGTTAGGCAGCTTCCACAGTACCCGAGGCAACAATTTTCTGCCAGGTTTCCAAACTCTTCTGCTGGAGCTGTCGATTTATTAGAGAAAATGCTCGTTTTTGACCCACACAGGCGTATTACAGGTACAATGTTCAtttcagttaaattttgagcTTTCATCTTCTAAGTTGGGAAGTGGACCAGCTACCTTCTTGCAGATGGGTATAGTTGTTCTAAAACTTACTAAATATGCTGGACCATAAATTAGCCACGtaaaagatagaaaattaGTAAAGAGAATCATTTATGGACAGAAATGAGAATAATGTCATATTCTCtcttgcattttattttctggCTCATCTGTTCCTGTCCATTAATGCTCCTTTTATCTTGATTGCTTACAGTTGATGAGGCTCTCTGCCATCCGTACTTGGCGCCCCTCCATGATATCAACGAGGAGCCCGTTTGCGCTCGGCCTTTTGTTTTCGACTTTGAGCAGCCATCGTTTACTGAAGAAAATATCAAGGAACTCATCTGGAGGGAATCCGTAAGGTTCAATCCGGACCCGACTTATTGAGGAATGTAAGTATTTGATGTACACCACCATGATACTGTCTGACATCTGTAGAAACCTGTATTGATGAACTCATCAAAGGCCCCTCAAGGAAACGAGAAATAATTGTAGTGGAGACACGTCGGGAAATATAAAGATTGTTCATAGGTTGCAgctgcatttttatttagctCTACGATCTTTGCAGTTAATATTGTTGTACAAAAGAGCTTAAGTAACATTATGTTCGCTAGAGGATTCTCTTTTCCAGTAGAATGTGTGATGTTCCAATCACTAACTGGTCAGTTGTAATTTTTGAGTGATGATATTAAGATTTCTCATTTGGGGCGagtttatttctttctctgcTCTTGTATCATTTCAAGAGTACTTAGATAATCAGTGCTTGTGTCAACTATATGATATTTCTCCAGGTTTGCacatattattgaaaatatctccgtgttaaaagtttatattacATTTCAAACTTCAGGGCCTCTCAGTGTGATTATTCCTTTAGCTTTTTAAACTTGTTTGTTCAACAACAGGGATCTGAAGTCTTTGGATTCCAAACTAAAGTATTACATGTTCATGCCAGCAATGAAGCTAGCTGACAAGGCTATCAAAAGTAGTTCATCCTGAAAGAACATGTTTGTAACTCCATAGCCTCAACAGCTAAACTGTCTGAAGGAAAATCACACATGCCCAGCTCCTGTTCGCCCTGATCAGGCAGCAGATCACAGGGTCTTGGCACCACGCCGCTTGTAATCCCCTCCACTTCAACACAACTCCATGGATACTTCTTAGCCTTTGCTGCCATCGCTATTGTCACATTTGACATGCAAATACCAGTAAATGGATCGCCAGAGATTCCCTCTAGCCGACCAGCCATTGACACATTTTCTGCAACAATGTCACGGTAGTTTATCCCCTTGATCTCTGGAAGTGCATTTGGATCATAGTGATTGTCAGCATGAGAACCATAGTTTCCAGTGATCCAGAATACCCATTTCATTGTGTGCAAATTCATGCCTTTTACGTATATGTCTTTCACATAGCCACCTCTCCCCACTGCTGTCTTGATTCTGACCCCTGATTCTGTGTTGATGGCTGTTATCTCTTGGGCTCTCACGTCTTGAATCCCACCCGACATCTCGCTGCCTAATGCTATTGCAGCACTGTAAGGAGAAACACAGACGAGACGTCTGATTATTAGATGCTTTGTGGGCATACCGTAGCTGATACCATATTCATCCCAGCCACTTTTCACCGCTATACAGTCATCTCCAGAGACGATGTAGTTGTCCTCAATCCTTGTGTTCGTGCAAGAATCTGGATAAGTAGAAAATTATGTCATTTTAACCGATCAAAATATAGCTGACTAATCACACTCCATGAGCCGATCAAACGTGTGAATCTTGAAAATGTAGATAAAATCACACACCTGGATTGATCCCATCTGTATTGGGGGATGTTACTGGAGCTAGGATTGTAAGGCCTTGTACAATTACATTGCTGCAAAATCACATAGAAAAGTTGGTAAATCATAATTCTGAAACAGAGAAAACACAGACACaacacatatatttatatgtaccTGCTGTATACAGGATGAACATTCCATGATGGAGAATTGACAAGCGTTAGATTCGATATCTGCACATTCTCTGAGTGCATAATTTCGATAAGATACGGTCTCGTGTATTTTAGCTTCTTCCTGTGAAACTGCTGCCACCAAAGCGCACCCTGACCATCAATAGTACCATTTTCACCTGACATAAGATTAAAAGCCAAGCAGTTCTCATTGTGAGGTTATTAATCCAGCAGAAACAAATATGGACAAGAGATGCACACATATTCTTACCAGTGACAACAACATCGGTAAGATTTGTGCCGAATATAAGACTGATGTATCGCCCCCCTGCTGCATCCCGTCCATGGCCATATGATGGTAAGGGATCGACCACAGGCCAAGAGTTTATATCCTGGATATAAATGGGTAAcgcaaattaattaataacatgtTTTTTGCCTATAAGCAGCGCCCCGCTGACAATGTACACACGTTCATATCATACATAATGATACCAGCATTTCACGTtatgacattattatgtaacgAGCTAATGTAGGACAGAATGTCGAACATTGTACTAAAAGCTATAGCCATTAATAATGGTACAACTCAAATATTGGAATCATACAAACAGCTCGGGTGTCAAGGTTTCAACTTTAGCCCCCAACCAGATAAATTGCTGCCACACAAGCCAATGATTGATAACATGAATCCACATACACGCCATCCACGTTTCAACAACAGTATCAGAAAGTTTTCACATAGAGGACAACAAAACAGGACTCAGTGTGTGTTTTTATGAGACACAAGATACCTGAGAAGCAAGCAGAATTGCATCCTTATGGAGATAAAGGGTGAAATGACTGGTGAGATTGAAGCTTCCAGTGAGCCATTTACCAGCAGGGACAAACAGCTGAGCTCCACCATCTGATGCATACTGGCTGAGGTGATTGACTGCTTGTTGGAAAGCCTGAGTGTTGAGTGTGGCCCCATCGCCAACCCCACCAAAATCTTCTATTGATGCACTGTGAGCTCTGCAGCTAATGGCAGAGTAGTCGAACGACTCCAAAATCCTTGCCTTTCTGCATTCAACTCCACTCAAAATAGCCACTCCCACTCCCACAACCAATACAAGCAGCTGAATTGCCTTAGCCATCTGTCAGAAGAAATCAAGAACGCTTGCTTACAAGAGAAACAGTTCAAAGTAAAGAATTATGTGGTATGCAACAGGGCCTGTCGTGACTGTTGATCAGTTTCCAcatcccatttatacaaaaatgtatatttaacAGTAAAACGATAAAAAGTAAAGGAAAATGGGAAGAATGAAGTGGTATCTTACTTGAAAGCAGTTCATTGTTAGGAATGTGTTTGGTGCTACAACAGACAAGCACCAAGTATTTATAGAAGCCTGCCTCTTACTGTGCTCATCAAATACCATTGTTCTGTCTGTATGTGTcttttttggttcaaatttctgcaaaatatttgtttccaaTATACTTGAATGTGATCAACCTACATAAAACATGTTTCATACTCCAAATTGTGCAATTCAGATGTGGTTCTTGAATAGTATCAAGACATATTGATATACTCGtcctcctatttttttttttttttttaaaaaaggtaATATTTCATGTATTAGCTCATCAATGCACATTAGCTCAATTGGTGTTACATAATGAGAATTGCATTAGTAGTTGTTTGGTAAATGTTTATAAGCAACCTacagtttattttttattattacgaCAATAATTAAAGTCGAAATCATCCAAATgtttaataataagaaatgTACAAAAAGGGTTCCTTTTTTGggcaaataaaaaagagtagTGGGAGTGGAGTGTGAAGAAGATGTGAGTTATGGGGTTTTGGTTTGTGTGAGTTGGAAAGTAGATAGGGCGCTTATGGGGAG encodes:
- the LOC105172918 gene encoding mitogen-activated protein kinase homolog MMK2 isoform X2, translated to MSVESSSGSGDHGGHNINGVVTNGGRYVQYNVYGNLFEVSRKYVPLRPVGRGAYGIVCAAVNSETREEVAIKKIGNAFDNRIDAKRTLREIKLLRHMDHDNYFLYQILRGLKYVHSANVLHRDLKPSNLLLNANCDLKIGDFGLARTTSETDFMTEYVVTRWYRAPELLLNCSEYTAAIDIWSVGCILGEIMTRQPLFPGRDYVHQLRLITELIGSPDDASLGFLRSDNARRYVRQLPQYPRQQFSARFPNSSAGAVDLLEKMLVFDPHRRITVDEALCHPYLAPLHDINEEPVCARPFVFDFEQPSFTEENIKELIWRESVRFNPDPTY
- the LOC105172918 gene encoding mitogen-activated protein kinase homolog MMK2 isoform X1; amino-acid sequence: MSVESSSGSGDHGGHNINGVVTNGGRYVQYNVYGNLFEVSRKYVPLRPVGRGAYGIVCAAVNSETREEVAIKKIGNAFDNRIDAKRTLREIKLLRHMDHDNVIAIKDIIRPPQKENFNDVYIVYELMDTDLHQIIRSNQPLNDDHCRYFLYQILRGLKYVHSANVLHRDLKPSNLLLNANCDLKIGDFGLARTTSETDFMTEYVVTRWYRAPELLLNCSEYTAAIDIWSVGCILGEIMTRQPLFPGRDYVHQLRLITELIGSPDDASLGFLRSDNARRYVRQLPQYPRQQFSARFPNSSAGAVDLLEKMLVFDPHRRITVDEALCHPYLAPLHDINEEPVCARPFVFDFEQPSFTEENIKELIWRESVRFNPDPTY
- the LOC105172909 gene encoding probable polygalacturonase; its protein translation is MVFDEHSKRQASINTWCLSVVAPNTFLTMNCFQMAKAIQLLVLVVGVGVAILSGVECRKARILESFDYSAISCRAHSASIEDFGGVGDGATLNTQAFQQAVNHLSQYASDGGAQLFVPAGKWLTGSFNLTSHFTLYLHKDAILLASQDINSWPVVDPLPSYGHGRDAAGGRYISLIFGTNLTDVVVTGENGTIDGQGALWWQQFHRKKLKYTRPYLIEIMHSENVQISNLTLVNSPSWNVHPVYSSNVIVQGLTILAPVTSPNTDGINPDSCTNTRIEDNYIVSGDDCIAVKSGWDEYGISYGMPTKHLIIRRLVCVSPYSAAIALGSEMSGGIQDVRAQEITAINTESGVRIKTAVGRGGYVKDIYVKGMNLHTMKWVFWITGNYGSHADNHYDPNALPEIKGINYRDIVAENVSMAGRLEGISGDPFTGICMSNVTIAMAAKAKKYPWSCVEVEGITSGVVPRPCDLLPDQGEQELGMCDFPSDSLAVEAMELQTCSFRMNYF